The following proteins are co-located in the Moraxella nasovis genome:
- a CDS encoding DUF421 domain-containing protein: MNLSQWLTVDINQLIGILLSLIGIYIGVIIYTRLLGLRSFTKLSGYDFAMTVAIGSILASTALSAEPSLLQGLFTMGALFGLQRILSWIRIHLKPVKRMVDNQPMILMAHGQYLWDNIHACNLSKSDIQGILRQNNIKSSSQVFAVIMETSGDVSVLKNDDTDFEPELFNDIREWELLKTLHPHKKH, translated from the coding sequence ATGAATTTATCACAATGGCTAACGGTGGATATTAATCAGCTTATTGGAATTTTATTGTCGTTAATTGGCATTTATATCGGTGTGATTATCTACACTCGTCTACTTGGGCTTAGAAGCTTTACCAAATTATCAGGCTATGACTTTGCTATGACGGTGGCTATCGGTAGTATTCTTGCATCTACCGCTTTATCCGCTGAGCCAAGTTTATTACAAGGCTTGTTTACGATGGGGGCGTTGTTTGGGTTGCAGCGGATACTCTCATGGATTAGAATTCATCTTAAGCCTGTCAAACGCATGGTTGATAATCAACCGATGATTTTAATGGCACACGGTCAATACCTGTGGGATAATATCCATGCGTGTAATCTTAGCAAAAGCGACATTCAAGGCATCTTAAGGCAAAATAACATTAAATCATCAAGCCAAGTTTTTGCAGTGATCATGGAGACATCAGGCGATGTTAGCGTACTTAAAAATGATGATACCGACTTTGAGCCTGAGCTTTTTAATGACATTCGTGAGTGGGAGCTATTAAAAACATTGCACCCGCATAAAAAACACTGA
- the xerD gene encoding site-specific tyrosine recombinase XerD, which translates to MSQTRAKTPRQPTIAHADDDPIYLTEFRTAMLARGLSVHTRNAYMRDLRLCLNTSSTPLTTWGEAQVQHCLKSMMQLGKSVRTQARILSSLRQFFLWQIGNGGRDDNPCEHIKAPKTGSSLPKTLSEDDVTCLLDAPDISTVLGLRDKAMLEVLYACGLRVSELINISLEQLNLNAGWLQITGKGNKTRLVPLGEFAITAIENYMLHRRTLLPDGRNDCQAVFLTAQGGYMTRHNFWHMIKKYARIANITSDISPHTLRHAFATHLINHGADLRSVQLLLGHSNLSTTQIYTHVATTRLQNLHKQHHPRG; encoded by the coding sequence ATGAGCCAGACCCGTGCCAAGACACCCCGTCAGCCCACCATCGCACACGCAGATGACGACCCCATCTATCTGACAGAATTTCGCACTGCCATGCTTGCTCGTGGGCTTAGCGTCCATACTCGTAACGCTTATATGCGTGATTTACGCTTATGCCTTAATACTTCAAGCACACCATTAACAACGTGGGGTGAGGCACAAGTACAGCACTGCCTAAAATCCATGATGCAGCTTGGCAAGTCTGTTCGTACTCAAGCAAGAATTTTATCAAGCTTAAGGCAGTTTTTCTTATGGCAAATTGGCAATGGCGGACGAGACGATAACCCCTGCGAGCACATAAAAGCCCCAAAAACTGGCTCATCCTTACCAAAAACCCTATCTGAAGACGATGTCACTTGTCTGTTGGATGCACCTGACATCAGCACAGTGCTTGGGCTGCGTGATAAGGCGATGTTAGAAGTGCTGTATGCCTGTGGTCTGCGTGTATCAGAGCTGATAAATATCTCCCTAGAGCAGCTTAATTTAAATGCAGGCTGGCTACAAATCACAGGTAAGGGCAATAAAACCAGACTTGTGCCACTTGGCGAATTTGCCATCACTGCCATAGAAAACTACATGCTACACAGACGAACACTGCTGCCAGATGGTAGAAACGACTGCCAAGCGGTTTTTTTAACCGCACAAGGTGGCTATATGACACGGCATAACTTTTGGCATATGATTAAAAAATACGCTCGCATCGCCAACATCACGAGTGACATCTCGCCACATACACTGCGTCATGCCTTTGCTACTCATCTTATTAATCACGGAGCAGACTTACGCAGTGTGCAGTTATTATTAGGCCACAGCAACCTATCCACCACACAGATCTATACACACGTCGCCACCACACGCCTGCAAAACCTACATAAACAGCACCACCCTAGAGGCTGA
- the ruvX gene encoding Holliday junction resolvase RuvX: MTKPKLILALDFGIKKMGMALGNSLTCDARAFDILAMNNGQPDWDNLLGIIDSWQIDIVVVGLPLNMDGTDSMITKRAHKFARRLSHRLGERKSYTKVFTYDERLSSKQARQIAWDNGWIRHESDPIDDIAACVLLDGYFGDTKLATYIGNYHDQDTKGKL, encoded by the coding sequence ATGACAAAGCCCAAACTGATCTTAGCCTTAGACTTTGGTATAAAAAAAATGGGTATGGCACTTGGTAATAGTCTTACCTGTGATGCTAGAGCTTTTGACATCTTAGCGATGAATAATGGGCAGCCTGATTGGGATAATCTACTTGGCATTATTGACAGCTGGCAAATTGACATCGTCGTCGTGGGACTTCCCTTAAATATGGACGGAACAGACAGCATGATTACCAAGCGGGCACATAAATTTGCTCGCAGACTATCTCATCGTCTAGGCGAACGTAAAAGCTACACCAAAGTCTTTACTTATGACGAACGCCTTAGCTCAAAACAAGCTCGGCAAATCGCCTGGGATAATGGCTGGATTCGCCATGAAAGCGATCCAATAGATGATATTGCAGCTTGTGTCTTGCTTGATGGGTATTTTGGCGACACTAAGCTTGCCACTTACATCGGCAATTACCACGACCAAGACACGAAAGGTAAGCTATGA
- the ribBA gene encoding bifunctional 3,4-dihydroxy-2-butanone-4-phosphate synthase/GTP cyclohydrolase II translates to MALNTAQEIIEDIKAGKMVVLMDDEDRENEGDIVMAATHVTPKAINFMITHARGLVCLTLSEERCQQLELPLMSDKNGAKFSTNFTLSIEAAEGVTTGISAADRARTIQAAVAPYAKPSDIVQPGHIFPIMAKKGGVLHRAGHTEAGCDLARLAGLEPSAVICEIIKPDGEMARRDDLEIFAKEHGLKIGTIADLIHYRMTNEQTVELIDSQEFESEFGTFTLHRFKEYGASEIHIALVKGDPSNGVATVRVHGLNPLKDLFAAKQSKHGWSMANALSKIGKSEQGVFVWIASTNPINISHEIDKLHSSQSIHETSEPYRSIGVGAQILKQLGVKDMRLLSSSGRFNVSGFDLNIVETINANEC, encoded by the coding sequence ATGGCACTAAATACCGCACAAGAAATCATTGAAGACATCAAAGCAGGCAAGATGGTTGTCTTGATGGATGATGAAGACCGTGAGAATGAAGGCGATATCGTTATGGCGGCAACCCACGTAACCCCTAAAGCCATTAATTTTATGATTACTCATGCTCGTGGGCTTGTGTGCTTAACGCTGTCTGAAGAACGCTGTCAGCAGCTTGAACTGCCTTTAATGAGCGATAAAAATGGAGCGAAATTTAGCACCAACTTCACGTTATCCATCGAAGCTGCCGAAGGCGTTACCACAGGTATATCAGCTGCCGACAGAGCTCGCACTATCCAAGCGGCAGTCGCCCCTTATGCTAAGCCATCCGATATCGTCCAACCGGGGCATATTTTCCCCATTATGGCAAAAAAAGGTGGTGTATTGCACCGTGCAGGGCATACCGAAGCGGGGTGCGATCTGGCAAGGCTTGCAGGACTTGAGCCGTCAGCGGTGATTTGTGAAATCATCAAACCTGATGGCGAGATGGCACGTCGTGATGATTTGGAAATTTTTGCCAAAGAACACGGTCTTAAAATCGGTACAATCGCTGACTTAATCCACTATCGCATGACCAACGAACAGACCGTTGAGCTAATTGATAGCCAAGAGTTTGAAAGCGAGTTTGGCACATTCACCCTACATCGATTTAAAGAATATGGTGCAAGCGAAATACACATCGCCCTTGTCAAAGGTGACCCAAGCAATGGCGTTGCTACCGTGCGTGTGCATGGTCTAAACCCACTTAAAGATTTATTTGCCGCCAAGCAAAGTAAACATGGCTGGAGTATGGCAAATGCACTATCTAAGATAGGCAAAAGTGAGCAAGGTGTGTTTGTGTGGATTGCAAGTACCAATCCTATTAACATCAGCCATGAGATTGATAAGCTTCATTCCTCTCAAAGCATCCACGAAACAAGCGAACCTTATCGCAGTATCGGTGTAGGTGCACAAATCTTAAAACAGCTTGGCGTTAAAGACATGCGATTACTCTCAAGCTCAGGTCGCTTTAATGTATCAGGCTTTGACCTTAATATCGTTGAGACCATCAATGCCAATGAATGTTAA
- a CDS encoding replication-associated recombination protein A, whose product MTQIPLAERLRPKSIDDVIGQTHLLGQNAPIRRIIEQGHLPSIILHGEAGIGKTTIARLLADAVGRPFHALSAISSGVKELREVLIKDDSLFGARAVVFVDEIHRFNKAQQDALLGAVEAGDITLIGATTENPSFSVNNALLSRTQVYRLHPLSDDEITQILKRAINCDDEFNKLTITLQSASAIMKLAQGDARKALNLLELAVQSHPNFNKNLPIIINDENVIAVAGSTLVRYDKDGDNHYDLVSAMIKSVRGSDADASLYWLARMLNAGEDPAFIARRLVILASEDVGLANPNALLLAHTALQSIQSIGMPEARIILGQVVVYLANSPKSNSSYKAINEAIAFTKTDGSPVPLHLRNGVTDLMKQQGYGVDYVYPHDYPNHYYPQTYLPDNLVGKVQFYRFGDNQKEQASFGFIRWLKGD is encoded by the coding sequence ATGACCCAAATCCCCCTAGCTGAACGCTTACGCCCAAAATCCATTGATGACGTCATTGGACAAACGCATTTGCTCGGGCAAAACGCCCCCATTAGACGCATCATAGAGCAAGGTCATCTGCCATCTATCATCTTACATGGTGAAGCAGGGATTGGTAAAACCACCATTGCTCGCCTACTTGCCGATGCGGTCGGTCGTCCGTTTCATGCCTTATCTGCCATTAGCTCTGGGGTGAAAGAATTACGAGAAGTACTGATCAAAGATGACAGCTTGTTTGGTGCTCGGGCGGTGGTGTTTGTTGATGAAATTCATCGCTTTAATAAAGCCCAACAAGACGCACTTTTAGGAGCGGTAGAAGCAGGCGACATTACACTCATCGGAGCGACCACCGAAAATCCGTCTTTTAGTGTCAATAATGCCCTACTCTCTCGCACCCAAGTGTATCGCTTACACCCCTTAAGCGATGATGAAATCACACAAATACTCAAGCGTGCCATTAACTGTGATGATGAATTTAATAAATTAACCATTACCCTTCAATCTGCTAGTGCAATCATGAAGCTAGCACAGGGGGACGCTCGTAAAGCATTAAATTTATTAGAATTAGCCGTGCAATCACACCCCAATTTTAATAAAAATTTACCGATTATCATTAATGATGAAAACGTAATAGCCGTAGCAGGCTCAACCCTAGTCCGCTATGATAAAGATGGCGATAACCATTATGATCTTGTGTCTGCTATGATAAAGTCGGTGCGTGGCTCGGATGCTGATGCGTCTTTGTACTGGCTTGCTCGCATGCTAAACGCTGGCGAAGACCCTGCATTTATCGCTCGCAGGCTTGTCATCTTGGCAAGCGAAGACGTAGGACTTGCCAATCCCAATGCCTTATTGCTTGCTCACACTGCTTTGCAAAGCATACAAAGTATCGGCATGCCTGAAGCCCGCATTATTTTAGGGCAAGTGGTGGTGTATTTGGCAAATAGCCCAAAATCCAACTCAAGCTACAAAGCCATTAACGAAGCCATAGCATTTACCAAAACGGACGGCTCGCCTGTACCATTACACCTAAGAAATGGGGTGACAGATCTCATGAAACAGCAAGGCTATGGGGTGGATTATGTCTATCCGCACGATTATCCCAACCATTATTACCCACAAACGTATTTGCCTGATAATTTGGTCGGTAAAGTGCAGTTTTATCGCTTTGGTGATAACCAAAAAGAGCAGGCAAGTTTTGGATTTATCAGGTGGCTTAAGGGCGATTAA
- the tusA gene encoding sulfurtransferase TusA, translated as MTNHTINHHLDTTGLICPEPVMLLHKTIRQAVAGDVIEILATDPATTRDIPNFCRHLGHTLILEQTCDDGSYRYLIAKKS; from the coding sequence ATGACTAATCACACCATCAACCACCATCTTGACACCACAGGACTTATCTGCCCAGAGCCTGTCATGCTACTTCATAAGACCATTCGTCAGGCAGTAGCAGGGGACGTTATAGAAATTCTTGCCACAGATCCTGCCACCACTCGAGATATTCCCAATTTTTGTCGGCATTTGGGGCATACACTAATCTTAGAGCAAACATGTGACGATGGCAGTTATCGTTATCTAATCGCCAAAAAATCATGA
- a CDS encoding transaldolase: MTTLAQLQAMTTIVADTGNLDAIERLKPIDATTNPSLITQVLSLPEFEPILKDSLNKHPHDIDKVIDDLTVFIGTEILKRIDGKVSTEVDARLSFDTKATVKKALEFIKAYEEQGICKDRVLIKIASTWQGIQAGRQLEKQGIHCNLTLLFGLHQAYACADAGITLISPFVGRILDWQKRHENRETIPVTEDKGVLSVKAIYQYFKQHDYRTQIMGASFRNTDEILALAGCDLLTISPDLIDKLAKMDVAVTRQLSPNDGSDLPKQILTKDAFDEQLQNDAMSTELLTNGIDGFIKAREALADRLRSLAH, encoded by the coding sequence ATGACCACCCTAGCACAACTACAAGCCATGACCACCATTGTCGCTGATACAGGTAACTTAGATGCCATCGAGCGACTAAAACCGATAGATGCCACCACCAACCCAAGCCTAATTACTCAAGTGCTTAGCCTACCAGAATTTGAGCCGATACTAAAAGACAGCTTAAATAAACATCCCCACGACATCGATAAAGTCATTGACGATTTGACTGTTTTTATTGGAACAGAAATTTTAAAACGCATTGACGGGAAAGTTTCTACCGAGGTGGACGCACGACTTTCTTTTGATACCAAAGCAACTGTCAAAAAAGCTTTAGAGTTTATTAAAGCCTATGAAGAACAAGGCATTTGTAAAGATAGAGTGCTTATTAAGATTGCTTCCACATGGCAAGGCATTCAAGCAGGTAGGCAGCTTGAAAAGCAAGGCATTCACTGCAATTTAACACTTTTATTTGGACTGCATCAAGCTTATGCCTGTGCTGACGCTGGCATTACGTTAATCTCGCCGTTTGTGGGCAGGATTTTAGATTGGCAAAAACGCCACGAGAACCGTGAAACCATCCCAGTCACCGAGGATAAAGGTGTGCTTTCGGTTAAAGCGATTTATCAGTATTTTAAGCAGCACGACTACCGCACACAAATCATGGGAGCAAGCTTTCGCAACACAGACGAGATTTTGGCACTTGCAGGCTGCGACTTATTGACCATTTCACCTGATTTAATTGACAAGCTTGCTAAGATGGATGTCGCTGTCACTCGTCAGCTGTCGCCAAATGATGGCAGTGATTTACCAAAACAAATTTTGACCAAAGACGCTTTTGATGAACAGCTACAAAACGACGCCATGTCAACTGAACTTTTAACCAATGGCATTGACGGCTTTATTAAGGCTCGTGAAGCATTAGCAGATAGATTGCGTAGCTTGGCTCATTAA
- a CDS encoding YqgE/AlgH family protein — MPKQKLTHHFLIASPQINDALFLGTLIYVVRHTDEISWGFIINRAIDDMTIGNLMDNLGLSCTPNHSQTAVMHGGPVRPEAGYILHTGQPDYRYSLVVDENICLTTSQDVLEAICEGSVSHFLLCLGFCHWHKGQLDKQIANGDWLICPADLQILFGTPLDQKYQKACDKIGINPQLLAPATGHA, encoded by the coding sequence ATGCCAAAACAAAAACTTACACATCACTTTTTAATCGCAAGTCCGCAGATAAATGATGCACTGTTCTTAGGAACACTCATCTATGTGGTTCGGCACACTGATGAAATCAGTTGGGGATTTATCATTAACCGTGCCATCGATGATATGACTATAGGCAATCTTATGGATAATCTTGGGCTGTCATGCACTCCAAACCACTCCCAAACTGCTGTCATGCACGGTGGCCCTGTACGCCCAGAGGCAGGCTATATTTTGCACACAGGACAGCCTGACTATCGCTATTCTCTTGTCGTTGACGAAAACATCTGCCTAACCACAAGCCAAGATGTTCTTGAGGCGATCTGCGAGGGATCTGTATCGCATTTTTTGCTATGTCTTGGGTTTTGTCATTGGCATAAAGGTCAGCTTGATAAACAGATTGCGAACGGCGACTGGCTCATCTGCCCTGCCGACTTACAAATTTTATTTGGCACACCGCTTGATCAAAAATACCAAAAAGCTTGCGATAAAATAGGCATTAATCCGCAATTACTCGCCCCTGCTACAGGACACGCCTAA
- a CDS encoding L-threonylcarbamoyladenylate synthase — protein MSNCKITKKVFNVGQLDVLIDHLHCGGVLAYPTESVWGIGADAFCEQAVEQVLKLKQRPASKGLIVLTDHVMKIKPLLVDLPPQNQAHLLKKMSRHHYQNQAITWLVPISPSSHIPTLLTGGFNTLAVRITTHPTLNLICQKLTSDKNPYGFLVSTSCNIANQPPATTFLQAANYFGDSVGYLMDESLGFDKPSQIIDLSSGKIIR, from the coding sequence ATGTCAAACTGTAAGATAACAAAAAAGGTATTTAATGTTGGTCAATTAGATGTATTAATCGATCATCTACACTGTGGTGGCGTGCTTGCTTATCCCACAGAAAGTGTGTGGGGAATAGGTGCAGACGCATTTTGTGAGCAGGCGGTGGAGCAGGTTTTAAAACTAAAACAACGACCAGCATCAAAAGGTTTGATTGTATTAACCGATCATGTGATGAAGATCAAACCGTTATTGGTGGATTTACCACCACAAAACCAAGCACACCTGCTTAAAAAAATGAGCCGCCATCACTACCAAAACCAAGCGATTACTTGGCTTGTACCCATATCACCATCAAGTCATATACCTACACTTTTGACAGGGGGATTTAACACCTTAGCGGTCAGAATCACCACGCACCCCACCTTAAATTTGATTTGCCAAAAACTGACAAGTGATAAAAATCCTTATGGATTTTTGGTATCGACCAGTTGTAATATTGCCAATCAACCCCCTGCGACAACCTTCTTGCAGGCGGCTAACTATTTTGGTGATTCGGTGGGCTATCTGATGGATGAAAGTTTAGGCTTTGATAAACCCAGCCAAATCATCGACTTATCAAGCGGAAAAATTATCCGTTAA
- a CDS encoding deoxyguanosinetriphosphate triphosphohydrolase: MSKSTWAKLLSTNRFKIDNGCVVSSTTHASLDGADVLRTDFHIDYDRVVFSSAFRRLGRKTQVHPFAKHDHTHNRLTHSVEVASVGRSLGNHVGVRLEQGGFLPKGYTPSDIGTVVQVACLAHDLGNPPFGHTGEEALRAWWQKDDNGRFLQGLTDDEIRDVTTYEGNAMSLRTLTRLEMYRHLGGMRLTSASLGTLLKYPWTSSHHLAYDKGKYNILQSELPLIQKVASDLGLVSLDDNRWARHPLSYLMEAADDICYALLDLEDAVELDLLSMTEFENILTHVVDIDNLKSINNPMQRRGAMRGIAIGYAIHDIANAFMKHHDELLTGKFSHKDLLAVSSNNVQNTLDNAKQIAQDKIFHHPSKITTEIASFGCLGLLLDLFIPAVHAKITGQPLTVKNNLTLKLMKDTPIREYDTLYTGYMKVLDFVGGMTDNRAATLARELSGVGMI; encoded by the coding sequence ATGTCTAAATCTACATGGGCAAAGCTACTTTCAACCAATCGCTTTAAGATTGATAATGGCTGCGTCGTATCATCAACCACTCATGCCAGTCTTGATGGAGCGGACGTTTTACGGACGGATTTTCACATTGATTATGACCGTGTAGTCTTCTCAAGTGCCTTTCGTAGATTAGGACGTAAAACCCAAGTTCACCCTTTTGCCAAACACGACCACACGCATAACCGCTTAACTCACAGCGTGGAAGTGGCAAGTGTTGGGCGTAGTCTTGGTAATCATGTAGGCGTAAGGCTAGAGCAAGGCGGATTTTTACCAAAAGGCTACACCCCAAGCGACATTGGCACGGTGGTGCAAGTGGCGTGTTTGGCTCACGACCTTGGCAATCCACCATTTGGACATACAGGCGAAGAAGCGCTGCGAGCGTGGTGGCAAAAGGACGATAATGGACGGTTTTTGCAAGGCTTAACCGACGATGAAATCCGTGATGTAACCACCTATGAAGGCAACGCCATGAGTCTACGCACGCTGACTCGTCTTGAGATGTATCGGCATTTAGGCGGTATGCGTTTGACATCAGCAAGTCTTGGGACACTGCTCAAATACCCTTGGACAAGCTCACATCACCTAGCTTATGACAAGGGTAAATACAACATTTTACAGTCTGAATTACCATTAATTCAAAAAGTTGCTAGCGATTTAGGCTTAGTTTCGTTAGATGATAACCGCTGGGCAAGACACCCGCTGTCTTACTTGATGGAAGCGGCAGACGACATTTGTTATGCTTTACTGGATCTTGAAGATGCAGTGGAGCTTGATTTACTTAGCATGACAGAGTTTGAAAACATTTTGACCCACGTGGTAGATATTGACAATCTAAAATCCATCAACAACCCCATGCAAAGGCGTGGAGCGATGCGTGGAATTGCCATTGGTTACGCCATTCATGACATTGCCAATGCCTTTATGAAGCACCATGATGAGCTATTAACAGGTAAGTTTTCACACAAAGACTTGCTGGCAGTTAGTAGTAATAACGTACAAAACACCTTAGACAATGCCAAACAAATCGCCCAAGACAAAATTTTTCATCACCCAAGTAAAATTACCACCGAAATCGCAAGTTTTGGCTGCCTAGGTCTGCTGCTTGATTTATTTATCCCTGCAGTACACGCCAAAATCACAGGTCAACCACTCACGGTTAAAAACAATTTGACATTAAAGCTTATGAAAGATACACCCATTCGGGAGTATGATACCTTATACACAGGCTACATGAAAGTATTAGATTTTGTTGGTGGCATGACCGACAATCGTGCCGCCACACTTGCCAGAGAGCTATCAGGCGTAGGTATGATCTAA